The following are from one region of the Quercus robur chromosome 1, dhQueRobu3.1, whole genome shotgun sequence genome:
- the LOC126716708 gene encoding protein PHYTOCHROME-DEPENDENT LATE-FLOWERING-like produces MGVSFKVSKTGRRYRPKQIQTENNDNDNDKDNASVTESHEHSVNEGISNISGIGAKVVEHSNVLSNSAPDTVSDDLEVSFSLNLFPNGFSIGKATELFNDEPKQRHPYDRASETLFSAIEYGRLPGDLFDDLPCKYVNGALLCEIRDYRNLLTQKGGTAASTENSPIVHKVLLRMCMEQVVKDISLISEDSWTYEDLLKIESRILKSLQPDLHLNPKPLQDRYHGEPLTKKLNLGIAWSWKRRKVSDTIATDTTFSNPYHAAQISGSSAVQNSSSQSGIANQDREVTCSQRKILNSNLNPQERNVVVETTSQSNPSTASNRLTDGCNKSGLMALTTSNIVSIPKEHFSNRRSDLTKSLLMAPGENARCETRALQEHILKKPKQEPVEFCQKQLPGNQPESILTPELQWKNDLLHQKNVAEKLRGENFQDESNSLLTNSGIQRLLAGMPTFSVKQEPVETSFCGSDVRKITDNFVMDRRISQYILQQSQQQQPSPHLRANVQALPNYSLCNQVAQVNESLRNESATHKRKALQNPQATTVLRSATISSQHNDYLAKKASVPPKQKTKIFQSTGLNIKVVDSSASMRNSNAANGSNPPVGNVPLLKPSQTEVNPVLERFLKIEGVTRRYELNNMKRKLNQCLQRNSVLCTTSPIASQFLCSEGNRKSKDAAIDEVPMSMDRRPNVCKTRTMKFVRQCHVYQGNEIHMVESKDQITLVISEKLREGILEASLCYGNEEEINSFVIPLAFSSTPSADLFASQFTSLMGDEGYHIALNRVEPIFLDTDVDSSSPQSIVIANATPATGTVGLPSPTLISRISSPMLNPMPSSFSASNAMPLLSPDIFSRYHLLSPGNIFSNHPAADMAMLRTAEGQGRTLFSGVPSQRITSGMTMDTLNLPCMASNMNNQRQMHLQLPEQLHMLQQLEEMKSLLQPPAVASLAGNAGVPFTMQEYDLQPQMSPQQLSPSLELIWKFVTELGTLDTLI; encoded by the exons ATGGGTGTGTCTTTCAAGGTTTCAAAGACAGGTAGGAGATACCGGCCGAAGCAGATTCAGACTGAGAACAACGACAACGACAACGACAAAGACAACGCCTCTGTCACTGAGTCTCATGAGCATAGTGTTAACGAG GGCATTAGCAATATTTCTGGAATAGGAGCCAAGGTTGTTGAGCATTCAAATGTGTTGAGCAACTCTGCACCAGACACAGTTTCAGATG ATCTTGAAGTGTCCTTTTCACTGAATTTATTTCCAAATGGATTTTCTATTGGAAAAGCTACTGAG TTGTTCAATGATGAACCAAAGCAACGACATCCCTATGATAGGGCATCAGAGACACTTTTCTCT GCAATTGAATATGGTCGGCTACCTGGAGATCTTTTTGATGATCTACCCTGCAAATATGTCAACGGGGCACTTCTATGTGAG ATTCGAGATTATCGTAATTTATTGACCCAGAAAGGAGGTACTGCTGCTTCAACAGAGAACTCTCCAATTGTTCATAAAGTGCTCCTACGTATGTGTATGGAACAGGTGGTCAAGGATATCTCCTTGATTTCAGAGGATTCTTGGACCTATGAAGATCTATTG AAAATTGAGTCCCGTATTCTTAAGTCTTTGCAACCTGATCTACACCTGAACCCAAAGCCATTGCAGGACAGATATCACGGTGAACCCCTGACAAAGAAG CTCAATTTGGGAATTGCATGGAGCTGGAAAAGGAGAAAGGTGAGTGATACAATAGCGACTGATACAACATTCAGCAATCCATATCATGCTGCCCAAATTTCAGGTAGTTCTGCTGTCCAGAATTCTAGCTCTCAATCTGGCATTGCAAATCAAGATCGAGAAGTTACATGTTCACAGCGTAAGATTTTGAACTCTAATCTTAATCCACAAGAAAGAAATGTTGTGGTAGAGACTACATCACAATCCAATCCTTCGACAGCAAGCAATCGATTAACAGATGGTTGTAACAAATCTGGTTTGATGGCTCTGACCACATCGAATATTGTCAGCATACCAAAAGAACATTTTAGTAACCGTAGAAGTGATCTGACAAAATCCCTGTTAATGGCTCCTGGTGAGAATGCTAGATGTGAAACAAGAGCACTTCAAGAACACATCCTTAAGAAACCCAAGCAAGAGCCTGTAGAGTTTTGCCAAAAGCAGCTTCCTGGAAATCAACCTGAAAGCATTCTCACACCTGAACTACAGTGGAAGAATGATCTGTTACATCAGAAAAATGTGGCTGAAAAGCTTAGAGGTGAAAATTTTCAGGACGAATCAAATTCGCTGTTAACAAACAGTGGTATTCAAAGGCTGCTTGCTGGAATGCCCACTTTTTCAGTGAAACAAGAGCCTGTGGAAACTAGTTTCTGTGGTTCAGATGTTAGGAAGATAACTGATAACTTTGTGATGGATAGAAGAATTAGTCAATATATTCTTCAGCAATCACAACAGCAACAACCATCGCCACATTTAAGAGCCAATGTCCAGGCCCTGCCTAACTACTCATTGTGTAATCAAGTTGCTCAGGTTAACGAAAGTCTGAGAAATGAAAGTGCCACTCACAAGAGAAAAGCTTTGCAGAATCCACAGGCTACAACTGTTTTGAGAAGTGCAACTATAAGTTCTCAACACAATGATTATCTGGCAAAAAAAGCATCAGTACCTCCAaagcagaaaacaaaaatttttcaGTCTACAGGCTTGAATATAAAAGTAGTTGATTCTTCTGCTAGCATGAGAAATTCGAATGCAGCCAATGGAAGCAACCCTCCAGTTGGAAATGTTCCTTTACTTAAGCCTTCACAAACTGAAGTCAACCCTGTTCTTGAGAGATTCTTGAAGATTGAAGGGGTGACTCGACG GTATGAACTGAACAACATGAAGCGCAAATTAAACCAGTGTCTACAAAGAAACTCGGTTTTATGTACAACTTCTCCGATTGCTTCGCAGTTCTTATGTTCTGAGGGGAACAGAAAGTCAAAGGATGCTGCTATAGATGAAGTTCCTATGTCTATGGACAGGAGACCTAATGTCTGTAAGACTAGAACCATGAAATTTGTACGTCAATGTCATGTCTATCAAG GAAATGAGATCCATATGGTTGAAAGCAAGGATCAGATCACACTGGTCATATCAGAAAAACTTAGAGAGGGAATACTGGAAGCAAGTCTTTGTTATGGAAATGAAGAAGAGATTAATTCTTTTGTTATCCCTCTCGCTTTTTCTAGCACT CCGTCAGCGGACCTTTTTGCTTCTCAGTTCACCTCATTG ATGGGGGATGAAGGATACCACATAGCTCTCAATCGTGTAGAGCCTATTTTTCTTGACACTGATGTTGACTCTAGCAGTCCTCAGTCAATTGTCATAGCTAATGCTACTCCAGCAACTGGAACAGTTGGACTTCCTTCCCCAACTTTGATTTCTAGGATATCATCCCCCATGCTCAATCCAATGCCTTCCAGCTTCTCAGCCAGTAATGCCATGCCATTACTATCCCCAGACATTTTCTCTAGATATCACTTGCTTTCCCCTGGAAACATATTCTCTAATCATCCAGCAGCAGATATGGCAATGCTGAGGACAGCAGAAGGCCAAGGGAGAACCTTGTTCAGTGGAGTTCCAAGTCAGAGAATTACTAGTGGAATGACAATGGACACATTGAATCTTCCATGCATGGCAAGTAACATGAACAACCAGCGGCAGATGCATCTACAATTACCAGAACAACTACATATGCTGCAGCAGCTAGAGGAAATGAAATCACTTCTCCAACCTCCTGCTGTGGCTAGTTTAGCTGGGAATGCGGGGGTGCCTTTTACCATGCAAGAATATGATCTACAGCCTCAAATGAGCCCACAGCAACTAAGCCCCAGCTTGGAATTAATTTGGAAGTTCGTAACTGAGCTTGGAACATTGGACACATTGATCTGA
- the LOC126716687 gene encoding RNA-binding NOB1-like protein: MEDNTTPAAPAPAPAPMWSSIVKSQPAPKPNPETPVPSTGVFVVDNNNNNCNSTKGIAVAVVDANALIEGGDKLTRSADKLVTVPEVMAEVRDPASRHRLSFLLPSSLHSMDPSPDSLNKVIKFARATGDLQTLSDVDLKLIALTYTLEAQIHGTKHIRDCPPPVHVVNAKRLPEKELPGWGSNVPNLGEWEALERASVAVGDGGMSNSNSRILPLQDLNLNVVDDKELEDGLKVGSENQEGEVEGGVSGVRPRRFLPKKKEVTIEGKKMVASGIDASQGEFDEDAGDWMPAVSRSTHRRFLRRKARREHYEAMAEKDAQEDAEKTRDINVVEDGRSLENEIKEGENGDESLSTILEQMRLEEEEEDTSNGLLPEGNELDISSERLGSSNPELAGASFESNEAEVDGEDEVDMVNEGLDHVEMSSQADESVDASYADDGSSEQSWMLRSLSESSVACVTSDFAMQNVLLQMGLRLLAPGGMQIRQLHRWILKCHACYTVTAEIGRIFCPKCGNGGTLRKVAVTVGENGIVLADRRPRIRLRGTKFSLPLPQGGREAITKNLILREDQLPQKFLHPKTKKKMNKQGDDIFTADDFGRHVDKRAPLQPPIRKALAVFSGKRNPNDNHFSRSKH; encoded by the exons ATGGAGGACAACACAACCCCAGCAGCCCCAGCTCCAGCTCCAGCTCCAATGTGGAGCAGCATAGTGAAGAGCCAACCAGCTCCAAAGCCCAACCCCGAAACCCCAGTCCCTTCAACCGGAGTCTTCGTCgtcgacaacaacaacaacaactgcAACTCCACAAAGGGCATAGCGGTGGCCGTAGTCGATGCCAACGCCTTAATCGAAGGCGGCGATAAACTCACCCGCAGTGCCGACAAGTTGGTCACCGTCCCTGAGGTCATGGCCGAGGTCCGTGACCCTGCCTCCCGTCACCGCCTCTCCTTCCTCCTCCCTTCCTCCCTCCACTCCATGGACCCCTCCCCCGACTCTCTCAACAAAG TGATAAAGTTTGCGAGGGCGACCGGTGACTTACAGACGCTATCAGATGTTGATTTAAAATTGATTGCATTGACTTATACATTGGAGGCTCAGATTCATGGGACCAAACATATTAGGGACTGTCCTCCACCTGTCCATGTGGTCAATGCGAAAAGATTACCTGAGAAGGAATTGCCAGGCTGGGGTTCCAATGTGCCCAATTTGGGAGAATGGGAAGCATTAGAACGTGCATCGGTTGCGGTTGGGGATGGTGGTATGTCAAATTCCAATTCGAGAATCCTACCTTTGCAGGACTTGAACTTGAATGTTGTGGATGATAAGGAGTTGGAGGATGGTTTGAAGGTTGGTTCTGAGAATCAAGAGGGTGAGGTGGAAGGTGGTGTAAGTGGGGTGAGGCCTAGGAGATTTTTgccaaagaagaaagaggtAACGATTGAAGGGAAGAAGATGGTTGCGAGTGGCATTGATGCGTCTCAAGGAGAGTTTGATGAGGATGCTGGTGATTGGATGCCTGCTGTTAGTCGAAGTACTCATAGACGGTTTCTTAGAAGGAAAGCTAGGCGTGAACATTATGAGGCGATGGCTGAAAAGGATGCTCAAGAGGATGCTGAAAAAACTAGGGATATCAATGTTGTTGAGGATGGTAGAAGCTTGGAAAATGAGATTAAGGAGGGGGAGAATGGTGATGAAAGTTTATCTACAATTTTGGAACAAATGAggttggaagaagaagaagaagacacgTCGAATGGTCTTCTTCCAGAGGGGAATGAGCTGGACATATCTTCTGAGAGGCTTGGATCCAGCAATCCTGAATTAGCAGGGGCTTCGTTTGAGAGCAATGAAGCTGAGGTAGATGGTGAAGATGAGGTTGATATGGTTAATGAAGGATTGGATCATGTGGAGATGTCAAGCCAGGCCGATGAAAGTGTTGATGCATCCTATGCTGATGATGGTAGTAGTGAGCAAAGCTGGATGCTGAGATCGTTGTCTGAGTCCAGTGTGGCCTGTGTAACTAGTGACTTCGCAATGCAAAATGTTCTTCTACAGATGGGTTTACGCTTGCTGGCACCTGGAGGAATGCAGATACGACAGCTGCACAG GTGGATTCTGAAATGCCATGCATGCTATACAGTGACTGCGGAGATTGGGAGGATATTCTGCCCAAAGTGTGGAAATGGTGGCACTTTACGCAAGGTAGCTGTTACAGTAGGTGAAAATGGAATTGTTTTAGCAGATCGTCGGCCACGGATTAGATTGCGTGGCACTAAA TTTTCACTGCCTTTACCCCAGGGTGGAAGGGAGGCCATTACCAAGAACCTCATCTTGCGTGAAGATCAACTCCCACAAAAGTTTCTTCATCCcaagacaaagaagaaaatgaataagcag GGAGACGACATCTTCACTGCAGATGACTTTGGCCGCCATGTTGATAAAAGAGCCCCCTTGCAGCCTCCTATAAGAAAGGCATTAGCAGTTTTCAGTGGAAAGAGGAATCCTAATGACAACCATTTTTCTCGTTCTAAGCATTAG